CCGCGACGAACGGCAGGCAGCGGTCCGACGCCTCCTTGACGAGGTCGCCGGCCAGCGCGCCCAGGCCGCCGGAGTAGATCGGCAGCGACGCGTGGATCGCGTACTCGGCGCAGAAGTAGGCGACCGGCGCGCCCTCGCGCGACGGCGGGGCGTTGCGGTGCGCTTCCAGGCGCCCGTCCAGCGCGGCGGCCCGCTCCAGCAGCGACGCGTCGCGCGCAGCCGCCTCCAGCCGCTCCGGGGCGGCCTCCTCCAGCAGGCGCACGGGGTTGCCCGCGCACGCCTTCCAGCGGTCCGGGTCGATGTCCCGGAACACCGCCGGCCCATCGGGATCCCACGACCACGAGTAGTCGTAGGCGATCCGCGCGAGCACCTCAAGCTCGCCCGGCACGCGTGCAGCGAGCCCGGCGATGGCGCGGTCGATGTCGGCTCTTCCGGCGTCGATCATGGTCAGCCTCTACCCGTGGTTTCCAGGAACTCACGTCGCATCATGCCGAAGCGACGCCCGGATCGGCAGGATGCAGGGACCTGATGGCTCCCGCCCCACGCAGCATCGTCAACCTCAAGTCCGTCACCAAGGGCTTCGCCGCGCGCTCCGTGCTCACCGATGTGACGCTCGGCGTCAACGCCGGCGACCGGATCGGCGTCGTCGGCCGCAACGGCGACGGCAAGTCCACGCTGCTGGCGCTGATCAGCGGCGCGCAGGAGCCCGACGCGGGCCAGGTCACCAGGACGGGTGGTGTGTCGCTGGGGGTCCTGGGCCAGGGCGACGAGCTCGATGCGACCCAGACGATCCGGACCGAGCTGGTCGGCGGCCGCGCCGACCACGAATGGCAGGCGGACGCGCGCTTCCGCTCGGTCCTGGACGGCCTGCTCGGCGGCGTCGACATCACGCGCTTCCCGCAGGGGCTGGACACGATCATCGCGCCGTTGAGCGGCGGCGAGCGGCGCCGGATCGCGCTCGCCAGGACGCTCCTGGACGACCCCGAGCTGCTGCTGCTCGACGAGCCGACCAACCACCTCGACGTCGAGGGCGTCGACTGGCTTGCGCGCCACCTCGTCGCGCGCCGCGGGACGCTGCTGGTCATCACCCACGACCGCTGGTTCCTGGACGCGGTGTGCACGCAGACCTGGGAGGTCGGCGACGAGACCGTCCGCCAGTACGACGGCGGCTACGCGGCCTACGTGCTGGCGCGCGCCGAGCGCGACCGCCAGGCGTCGCGGATCGAGGAGCGCCGCCAGATGCTCGTCCGCAAGGAGCTGGCGTGGCTGCGGCGCGGGCCGCCGGCCCGGACGGCGAAGCCGAAGTTCCGGATCGAGGCCGCCAACGCGCTGATCGCCGACGAGCCCGAGGCGCGCGACCGCGCCGAGCTGCTGCGCTTCGCCACGCGCCGGCTCGGCAACAAGGTGCTGGAGGCCGAGGACCTCACGTTGTCCTACAACAAGCCGATCCTGCGGGGCGTCACGTGGCGTTTGGGCCCGGGCGACCGCGTCGCGCTGGTCGGCGTCAACGGGTCCGGCAAGACGTCGCTGGTCCGGATCCTCGAGGGCACGCAGGAGCCGGACGGCGGCAGGGTCGACCGCGGGCAGACCGTGCGCGTGGCGCATCTCTCCCAGGACACGGCGGAGGTCCCGGGCGACATGATGGTCTTGGAGTCGCTGGAGGCGGTCCGGGGGCGCACGACGACGTCGGGCGGCGAGGAGCTGACCGCGGGCCAGCTCGCCGAGCGCTTCGGCTTCGGCGGCGAGCGGGGCCGGACCAAGGTGAAGGACTTGAGCGGCGGCGAGCGCCGGCGCCTGCGGTTGATGCGGTTGCTCATGGACGAGCCCAACGTGTTGCTGTTGGACGAGCCGACCAACGACCTCGACATCGACACGTTGACCGCGCTGGAGGACCTCCTCGACGGCTGGCCCGGGACGTTGTTGGTGGTGTCGCACGATCGCTACTTCGTCGAGCGCGTGACCGACAACGTGTACGCCTTGATGGGCGACGGCGCGCTGCGCCACCTGCCCGGCGGGATCGAGCAGTACCTGGAGCTGCGCCGCGCCGACGAGGCGGCGCTGGAGGCCGCGCAGGCGGCGAGCGCGGCGGCCGCTGCGCCTGCGCCGGACGCCGGCGCGAGGCTGTCGGGCGGCGAGGCGCGCGAGGTCCGCAGGGAGGTCGCGCGGCTGGAGCGCCAGCTGGAGAGGCTCTCGGCGCGCGAGGGCGAGCTGCACGAGCAGATGGCCGCCGCGGCGACCGAGCCGTCGAGGCTCCAGGCGCTCGGCGACGAGCTGCGCATGCTCGCCGGCGAGCGCGACGACGCCGAGGCCGCGTGGCTGGAGGCCCAGGAGCGCCTGGAGGGCTAGCGGCTAGCGGCCCAGCAGGCTCTCGAGCTTGCGGGCCACGTTCGGCAGCGGGCCGAGGAGCGTCCGCGTCTCGGCGATCCCTGCGCGGACCTCGGCATCGCCGACCTCGACGGGGAGCAGCCCGTCCTGCAGGTCGGCGAGCAGGTGGTCGGCGCCCTCCAGGGCTTCCACCGCGTGGTCGATGTGCCCGCGGGCGCCGTTGGCGTGCTTGGTGTCGCCGGCCGGGAACTGCTTCGGCGGGAAGCCGTGGCGGGCGGCGAACTCGGTGTAGGTCCGCTTCCCGCGCCCCGAGGCATGGGTCGCCGGCCGGAAGAGGACCTCCTCCAACCGGTCGGCCGTCTGCTCGTCAAGCAGCTCATAGGCCTCGCCCAGCTCGGCGACAGCGATCGAGATCGCATCGATCGCGGCCTCGAGCTCGTCGAGCAGCGACTGCCGCCCCTCCGCGTTCGTGTACGCCATGTCCCCCGGAGACTACGCGCTGGTCAAGCGGCCCACACCGCAACGCGACGCCGCCAGCGATTCGCGAGATCCTCAACCCCTCCATCTCGCAGCACCGGTCCGACGACCGCGGCAGAAGCGACGGCGGCGCCGCGGTCGTTGAGGCGCGTGACTTGGTGGCGTCAGGCCGCGTAGGTGTTGAGGGCGCCGCCGTCGACGTCGAGGGTTGTGCCGTGGATGAAGGCTGCGTCGTCGGAGACCAGCCAGGTCACGGCGGCGGCGACCTCCTCGGGTGTGCCGACGCGGCCGGCGGGTGTGCGGGCGGCCATGGCGTCGAGGAGGTGCTTGCCCGCCTCGGTCCCGCCCGTCAGCGTCACGCCCGGCGATACCGCGTTGACGCGGATCCCGGACGGCCCGAACTCCGCCGACCAGCCGCGGGTCAGCGCCTCGATCGCGGCTTTGGTCGACGCGTACAGCGGCCCGGACGGCATCCCGATGCGCGAGACCCAGGAACCGATGTTGATGATGTTGCCCTCGCCCCGCGCGACCATCCCGGGCGCCAGCGCGGCGACCAGGGCGTGCGGCGCGGCGATGTTCACGGACAACATCGCGTCGACCGCGGCGTCGTCCAGCTCGGGCGTCGGCGCGCTCGGGTAGACGCCGGCGTTGTTGACGAGGATGTCGACGCGCCCGCCGAGGGCCTGCGTCGCGTCGGCGGCGAGCCGGCGCGCGGCGTCGTGGCTGGCGCCGATGTCGGCGGCGACGAAGTCGGCGCGGCCGCCGGCGTCGCGGATCGCGGCGACGACGTCCTCGCCGCGGGCCGCGTCACGGCCGGAAACGGCGACGTGCGCGCCCTGCGCGGCGAGCGCGACGGCGATGGCGCGGCCGATGCCGCTGGTGGAGCCGGTGACCAAGGCGGTCCGGCCGGAGAGTTGATTGGACT
The sequence above is a segment of the Conexibacter woesei Iso977N genome. Coding sequences within it:
- a CDS encoding ABC-F family ATP-binding cassette domain-containing protein, whose translation is MAPAPRSIVNLKSVTKGFAARSVLTDVTLGVNAGDRIGVVGRNGDGKSTLLALISGAQEPDAGQVTRTGGVSLGVLGQGDELDATQTIRTELVGGRADHEWQADARFRSVLDGLLGGVDITRFPQGLDTIIAPLSGGERRRIALARTLLDDPELLLLDEPTNHLDVEGVDWLARHLVARRGTLLVITHDRWFLDAVCTQTWEVGDETVRQYDGGYAAYVLARAERDRQASRIEERRQMLVRKELAWLRRGPPARTAKPKFRIEAANALIADEPEARDRAELLRFATRRLGNKVLEAEDLTLSYNKPILRGVTWRLGPGDRVALVGVNGSGKTSLVRILEGTQEPDGGRVDRGQTVRVAHLSQDTAEVPGDMMVLESLEAVRGRTTTSGGEELTAGQLAERFGFGGERGRTKVKDLSGGERRRLRLMRLLMDEPNVLLLDEPTNDLDIDTLTALEDLLDGWPGTLLVVSHDRYFVERVTDNVYALMGDGALRHLPGGIEQYLELRRADEAALEAAQAASAAAAAPAPDAGARLSGGEAREVRREVARLERQLERLSAREGELHEQMAAAATEPSRLQALGDELRMLAGERDDAEAAWLEAQERLEG
- a CDS encoding SDR family NAD(P)-dependent oxidoreductase, producing the protein MQSNQLSGRTALVTGSTSGIGRAIAVALAAQGAHVAVSGRDAARGEDVVAAIRDAGGRADFVAADIGASHDAARRLAADATQALGGRVDILVNNAGVYPSAPTPELDDAAVDAMLSVNIAAPHALVAALAPGMVARGEGNIINIGSWVSRIGMPSGPLYASTKAAIEALTRGWSAEFGPSGIRVNAVSPGVTLTGGTEAGKHLLDAMAARTPAGRVGTPEEVAAAVTWLVSDDAAFIHGTTLDVDGGALNTYAA